A window from Canis lupus familiaris isolate Mischka breed German Shepherd chromosome 18, alternate assembly UU_Cfam_GSD_1.0, whole genome shotgun sequence encodes these proteins:
- the LOC102156778 gene encoding bone marrow proteoglycan-like isoform X1 — MKVPLLLALLFGVVSTLHLRTVKSNSESFLGDEITPQDGEMPENEPKEAPTGEMTLLEEKEEGYSGTEDDPEEEGAVECDSALDKEEEDFQCPKEEDIVRLEGSPGCKNCPRFLLVRHFKKFNKAQRVCRRCYRGNLASIHSAGSNCQIQNTVRCLNQGQVWIGGTVRGWGPFRHFSWVDGSGWNYATWAAGQPAFYSGRCVSFCTKGGRWRINRCGRRLPFICAY; from the exons ATGAAAGTCCCCCTACTTCTGGCTCTTCTATTTGGGGTAGTTTCAACTCTTCATCTGA GGACTGTGAAATCTAACTCTGAGAGCTTCTTGGGAGATGAGATCACGCCTCAGGATGGGGAGATGCCAGAAAATGAGCCAAAGGAGGCCCCTACAGGGGAGATGACGCTGctggaggaaaaagaggaggggTACTCTGGAACGGAAGATGACCCTGAGGAGGAGGGAGCTGTAGAGTGTGACTCAGCCCTggataaggaggaggaggacttTCAGTGCCCTAAAGAAGAGGACATAGTGAgactggagggcagccctgggtgcAAAAACTGTCCACGTTTCCTCCTGGTGAGGCAtttcaagaaatttaataaaGCTCAG CGTGTTTGCCGGAGGTGCTACAGAGGCAACCTCGCCTCCATCCACAGTGCCGGCTCAAATTGCCAGATTCAGAACACAGTCAGATGTCTCAACCAGGGCCAAGTCTGGATTGGAGGCACGGTCAGAGGCTGG GGTCCCTTCAGACATTTCTCCTGGGTTGATGGCAGTGGCTGGAACTATGCAACCTGGGCTGCTGGCCAACCTGCATTCTATAGTGGCAGATGTGTGTCCTTCTGTACCAAAG GAGGCCGCTGGCGTATAAATAGATGTGGAAGGCGGCTCCCCTTCATCTGTGCCTACTAA
- the PRG3 gene encoding proteoglycan 3, whose translation MKDPLLLLLLLLGTVAAFHPGNDAPSLESQETQAELSQNLECSGEQEGDSALTPEVIQSEEEEAKPSSYWDTFQDEEAMDSDPAALDKDLQCPKEEDIVQIPGSPGCKTCRFLLVRNPERFKNAQNVCRRCYRGSLISIHNYNLDYCILCTARGVNQGQVWIGGRLSGSFLHRRFRWVDGSRWNFGFWAPGQRVYGRGNCVALRTRGGHWKWTPCKRRLPFVCSF comes from the exons ATGAAAgatcccctcctcctgctccttctcctgctgggGACAGTTGCTGCTTTCCATCCAG GGAATGATGCCCCCAGTCTGGAAAgccaagagacacaggcagagctgaGTCAGAATCTGGAATGttcaggggagcaggagggagactCGGCCCTGACCCCGGAGGTGATTCagtcagaggaagaggaggccaaGCCTTCCAGCTATTGGGACACATTTCAGGATGAGGAGGCCATGGATTCTGACCCAGCTGCTCTAGACAAGGACTTGCAGTGCCCCAAAGAAGAGGACATAGTTCAAATTCCAGGCAGTCCTGGGTGCAAGACTTGCCGCTTCCTATTGGTGCGGAACCCCGAGAGATTTAAGAACGCTCAG aATGTCTGCAGAAGGTGCTACAGAGGCAGCCTCATCTCCATACACAACTACAATTTAGATTATTGCATCCTATGCACGGCCAGAGGAGTCAACCAAGGGCAGGTCTGGATCGGAGGCAGACTCTCGGGCTCG TTCCTGCACCGGAGATTTCGGTGGGTTGATGGGAGCAGATGGAATTTTGGATTCTGGGCCCCAGGGCAGCGTGTGTATGGGCGAGGCAACTGTGTGGCCCTGCGCACCAGAG GGGGACACTGGAAGTGGACCCCATGCAAAAGGCGTCTGCCCTTCGTCTGCTCCTTCTAA
- the LOC102156778 gene encoding bone marrow proteoglycan-like isoform X2 yields MKVPLLLALLFGVVSTLHLREMTLLEEKEEGYSGTEDDPEEEGAVECDSALDKEEEDFQCPKEEDIVRLEGSPGCKNCPRFLLVRHFKKFNKAQRVCRRCYRGNLASIHSAGSNCQIQNTVRCLNQGQVWIGGTVRGWGPFRHFSWVDGSGWNYATWAAGQPAFYSGRCVSFCTKGGRWRINRCGRRLPFICAY; encoded by the exons ATGAAAGTCCCCCTACTTCTGGCTCTTCTATTTGGGGTAGTTTCAACTCTTCATCTGA GGGAGATGACGCTGctggaggaaaaagaggaggggTACTCTGGAACGGAAGATGACCCTGAGGAGGAGGGAGCTGTAGAGTGTGACTCAGCCCTggataaggaggaggaggacttTCAGTGCCCTAAAGAAGAGGACATAGTGAgactggagggcagccctgggtgcAAAAACTGTCCACGTTTCCTCCTGGTGAGGCAtttcaagaaatttaataaaGCTCAG CGTGTTTGCCGGAGGTGCTACAGAGGCAACCTCGCCTCCATCCACAGTGCCGGCTCAAATTGCCAGATTCAGAACACAGTCAGATGTCTCAACCAGGGCCAAGTCTGGATTGGAGGCACGGTCAGAGGCTGG GGTCCCTTCAGACATTTCTCCTGGGTTGATGGCAGTGGCTGGAACTATGCAACCTGGGCTGCTGGCCAACCTGCATTCTATAGTGGCAGATGTGTGTCCTTCTGTACCAAAG GAGGCCGCTGGCGTATAAATAGATGTGGAAGGCGGCTCCCCTTCATCTGTGCCTACTAA